A section of the Chryseobacterium scophthalmum genome encodes:
- the lnt gene encoding apolipoprotein N-acyltransferase, which produces MKYVLLTLISAMLLSVSWPTYGVPFFIFFALVPLLMMEHGVSKFSNYSRKSWVVFGLSYLCFVIWNVVTTGWLYGSKNPDGSHSMMAVLFPVLVNSFLYSLVFQCYHWYKNAQGTYWGMAFLVAIWMSFEKFHLNWELTWPWLNLGNAFSDYPKLIQWYDTLGSTGGSFWILLVNLLIFYTIRIWEAGRKRKDLIINVSATVLLIGLPMIISLIKFNSFNEKPIGEVSVLMLQPDLDPYGEKYSKDSITIQNDLLALAENNTKGKIDYYIAPETALPGRGSISETAFEKSELLNNVKGFLAKHPGSVFTTGISSHKYFLDKNTVPTNAYQINDRVWVESYNSAVQIIPNQKVEVYHKGKLVPGVEIFPYMSVLKPLLGNAMINLGGTVASLGTDKERVAFSNPYNKGKIAPIICYESIYGEFVTDYVKKGANFLGIMTNDSWWGVTEGHKQLLSYARMRAIETRREIVRAANSGISAHINAKGEILEDTFYGDQTTLFAKVNLYEGETFYVRTGDFLSRVSIFALGFLLFYFLIKRFQNRMKKENKK; this is translated from the coding sequence ATGAAATACGTCTTACTTACGCTCATTTCAGCGATGTTGCTATCGGTTTCTTGGCCGACTTACGGAGTTCCGTTTTTTATATTCTTTGCCCTCGTTCCGCTTCTGATGATGGAACATGGCGTTTCTAAATTTTCAAATTACAGTAGAAAAAGCTGGGTTGTTTTCGGTCTTTCTTATCTGTGTTTTGTGATTTGGAATGTAGTTACCACAGGCTGGCTGTACGGATCAAAAAATCCGGATGGAAGCCACTCGATGATGGCGGTTCTATTTCCGGTTTTAGTCAATTCTTTTTTATATTCACTCGTTTTTCAATGTTATCATTGGTATAAAAATGCACAGGGAACGTATTGGGGAATGGCTTTTTTAGTAGCAATCTGGATGAGTTTTGAAAAATTTCATCTCAATTGGGAATTAACGTGGCCTTGGCTGAATCTAGGGAATGCTTTTTCAGATTATCCGAAGCTGATCCAATGGTATGATACTTTGGGATCAACCGGTGGAAGTTTCTGGATCTTGCTTGTCAATTTACTAATATTTTACACCATCAGAATTTGGGAAGCCGGAAGAAAAAGAAAAGATTTAATTATTAATGTTTCTGCAACGGTACTTTTAATCGGTCTTCCGATGATTATTTCATTAATAAAATTCAATAGTTTTAATGAAAAGCCAATTGGTGAAGTCAGCGTTTTAATGTTGCAGCCGGATCTTGATCCTTATGGTGAAAAATATTCTAAAGACAGCATTACGATTCAGAATGATCTTTTAGCTTTAGCCGAAAACAACACCAAAGGAAAGATTGATTATTACATTGCGCCCGAAACAGCACTTCCCGGAAGAGGTTCTATTTCTGAAACCGCTTTTGAAAAAAGTGAACTACTCAATAATGTAAAAGGTTTTCTTGCGAAACATCCCGGTTCTGTTTTTACAACGGGAATTTCTTCTCACAAATATTTCTTAGATAAAAATACTGTTCCAACAAATGCTTATCAAATTAATGACCGAGTTTGGGTAGAAAGTTATAATTCTGCAGTACAGATTATTCCGAATCAAAAAGTTGAAGTTTACCACAAAGGAAAGCTTGTTCCGGGTGTTGAAATTTTCCCTTACATGAGTGTTTTAAAACCTCTTTTAGGTAATGCGATGATTAATTTGGGAGGAACGGTTGCTTCATTGGGAACAGATAAAGAGCGTGTTGCATTTTCAAACCCTTATAATAAAGGAAAGATTGCACCTATTATTTGTTATGAAAGTATTTATGGTGAATTTGTAACTGATTACGTAAAAAAAGGAGCCAACTTCCTCGGAATTATGACCAATGATTCTTGGTGGGGCGTTACAGAAGGCCACAAACAGCTGCTTTCTTATGCAAGAATGAGAGCTATTGAAACCCGAAGAGAAATTGTACGAGCTGCAAACAGCGGAATTTCTGCTCATATTAATGCAAAAGGTGAAATTTTAGAAGACACTTTTTATGGCGATCAGACTACTTTATTCGCTAAAGTTAATCTTTATGAAGGCGAAACATTTTACGTAAGAACAGGAGATTTTCTTTCCCGAGTTTCTATTTTTGCTTTAGGATTTTTGCTGTTTTATTTCCTAATCAAAAGGTTTCAGAATAGAATGAAAAAGGAAAACAAAAAGTAA
- a CDS encoding VanZ family protein, which produces MMLKKFYKFIILPYTIFLLYLMFFGMGRLQYEDNIVRIKPIVSTIWFIQETISWLDIIRIVLGNVVMFIPFGFLGWIFPQLKNLKSLIITFVSAIVIVEALQYFSRLGVFDVDDVILNTFGVFLGFLIRNFLERRFESYVK; this is translated from the coding sequence ATGATGTTAAAGAAATTTTATAAATTCATCATTTTACCATACACCATTTTTCTGCTCTATCTGATGTTTTTCGGGATGGGAAGATTGCAGTATGAAGATAATATTGTGAGAATTAAACCTATTGTTTCAACAATTTGGTTTATTCAGGAAACAATAAGCTGGCTTGATATTATTAGAATTGTCTTAGGAAATGTGGTGATGTTTATTCCTTTTGGTTTTTTAGGATGGATTTTTCCACAGTTAAAAAATTTAAAAAGCCTAATCATCACTTTTGTTTCTGCCATTGTGATTGTAGAAGCACTGCAGTATTTTTCAAGATTGGGAGTCTTTGATGTGGATGATGTTATTCTAAATACTTTTGGAGTGTTTCTGGGATTTTTGATTCGGAATTTTTTAGAAAGAAGATTTGAAAGCTATGTTAAATAA
- the proC gene encoding pyrroline-5-carboxylate reductase, with protein MKIAIIGAGNMGLSFSKSFLKYELIKPENLHLITRSQSKISKIKEEFPKSEISVFEEVKNLDADLIIIAVKPQDFQKVAESFQFSLNENQMVLSIMAGIKIEKIQNSLHHKSVVRAMPNSPTLLGMGITGYTSAEGISFNQVMNIERLLNSTGRSVYLENEDLLDGVTALSGSGPAYFYYIVDAMIKAGTEMGIDENLSKLFVKQTMLGAYHLINNSDKNLEDLIKDVASKGGTTEAALKTFEENNFKEILQQGILNAEKRAKELNG; from the coding sequence ATGAAAATCGCCATCATCGGAGCCGGAAATATGGGTTTATCTTTTTCAAAATCATTTTTGAAATACGAACTCATTAAACCTGAAAACCTTCACCTGATTACCAGAAGCCAATCGAAAATCTCGAAAATAAAAGAAGAATTTCCCAAATCTGAAATTTCTGTATTTGAAGAGGTGAAAAATTTGGATGCAGACCTTATCATCATTGCTGTAAAACCACAGGATTTCCAAAAAGTAGCGGAAAGTTTTCAGTTTTCATTAAATGAAAATCAGATGGTCTTGTCGATTATGGCAGGAATTAAAATTGAAAAAATTCAGAACTCATTACACCACAAATCTGTCGTAAGAGCAATGCCCAACTCTCCTACTCTTTTAGGAATGGGAATTACAGGTTACACTTCTGCAGAAGGAATTTCCTTTAATCAGGTGATGAATATCGAACGACTTCTGAACAGTACCGGAAGATCCGTTTATTTGGAAAACGAAGATCTACTAGACGGAGTTACTGCTCTTTCAGGAAGCGGACCAGCGTATTTTTATTATATCGTAGACGCGATGATTAAAGCCGGAACAGAAATGGGAATCGATGAAAATCTGTCTAAACTTTTCGTAAAACAAACGATGTTGGGCGCTTATCATTTGATCAATAATTCAGATAAAAACCTGGAAGATTTGATAAAAGATGTTGCATCAAAAGGCGGTACAACGGAAGCCGCATTAAAAACTTTTGAAGAAAATAATTTTAAAGAAATTCTACAGCAGGGAATTTTAAATGCTGAAAAACGAGCAAAGGAATTGAATGGGTAA
- a CDS encoding cytochrome-c peroxidase: protein MKRGIYWSLGLILFILWSFTSKVGNELSNIQEPSIEDIVKSYKKAVTEWPKPNIDHGVKWQEFAAIKTDSAYFTEQDKPNVILGKMLFFDPKLSRSNQISCSTCHDPEMGWQDRRRVALGNDHLLGNRNTISLYNIAERTSFFWDGRAKTLEEQASGPLGAHHEMAMDVKTLPAKIQNIKGYKPLFKNAYGTEKVTYDKIVKAIADFQKTIKSQPSRFDKFLEGKYSSLTDEEIYGMHIFRTKARCMNCHSGKYLTDESFHNIGLAYYKRKYEDLGLYNITKKAEDAGKFKTPQLRDLTLTQPWMHNGLFDSLEGVVNMYNSGMHQLDPNAEKKLADPLHPSTDPLLQKLNLNKEEVKALVSFLESLSGTKYKMRRPEFPVE, encoded by the coding sequence ATGAAAAGAGGAATTTATTGGAGTTTAGGATTGATTTTATTTATTCTTTGGAGTTTCACTTCAAAAGTCGGAAATGAGTTATCAAATATTCAGGAGCCATCTATTGAGGACATCGTAAAAAGCTACAAAAAAGCCGTTACAGAATGGCCAAAACCCAATATTGACCACGGTGTAAAATGGCAGGAATTTGCAGCCATCAAAACAGATTCTGCTTATTTCACAGAACAAGATAAACCGAATGTTATTTTAGGAAAAATGCTTTTTTTCGATCCTAAATTATCAAGATCCAACCAAATTTCTTGCAGTACTTGTCACGACCCCGAAATGGGATGGCAAGACAGAAGACGTGTTGCCCTTGGAAACGACCACCTTTTAGGAAACAGAAATACCATTTCTCTTTACAACATCGCCGAAAGAACTTCTTTTTTCTGGGATGGAAGAGCAAAAACTCTCGAAGAACAGGCTTCCGGACCACTTGGGGCTCATCACGAAATGGCAATGGATGTAAAAACACTTCCCGCAAAAATCCAAAATATAAAAGGATACAAACCGCTTTTCAAAAATGCGTACGGCACTGAAAAAGTAACGTATGATAAAATTGTAAAAGCAATTGCTGATTTCCAGAAAACCATAAAAAGCCAGCCAAGCCGTTTTGATAAATTTCTTGAAGGAAAATACAGCTCGTTAACAGACGAAGAAATCTACGGGATGCATATTTTCCGTACGAAAGCACGTTGTATGAACTGTCACAGCGGAAAATATTTAACAGACGAATCTTTCCACAACATCGGATTGGCTTATTACAAAAGAAAATATGAAGATCTTGGTTTGTACAATATCACCAAAAAAGCTGAAGATGCCGGAAAATTCAAAACTCCTCAGTTAAGAGATTTAACGCTTACTCAGCCTTGGATGCACAATGGACTTTTCGACAGTCTTGAAGGGGTTGTTAATATGTACAACAGCGGAATGCATCAACTCGATCCTAACGCAGAAAAAAAGTTGGCAGATCCACTTCATCCTTCAACAGACCCTTTGTTGCAAAAACTAAATTTAAATAAAGAAGAAGTAAAAGCTTTGGTTTCTTTTCTTGAATCTCTTTCAGGAACAAAATACAAAATGAGAAGACCGGAGTTTCCTGTGGAATAA